The Meiothermus ruber DSM 1279 genome includes the window GATATCAAGAACACCCACGGGCGCAGCCGCTCAGGGGGTGCCATTACGGCGGCGCTCTTCCTGGCAGAGTTTACCGACAAACCGCTGGTGCACCTCGATATCGCCGGCCCTGCCTATACCGAGAAAAACCACCCGCTGGGCCCGGCCGGCGGTACGGGGTTTGGGGTGCGGACGCTGGTGGAGCTGCTTTGTGAATCCAGCGGCAACTAGTGTTTGAGCATCCTCGAGGTCGGTTCGTCGCGGTTTGGGCGAACCGACCTGAAGGTGAGGCGGGTTCCGCTCAAGATTGCTGAGAGGAATCCCCGGCCTTACTGGCATGCCGGGCAAACGCCGCGAAGCTCGAGCCGGGCCTCTTCTACAAACCAGCCGTTTTTGGCCTCGATGGCTTTTTTGATGGGGGTGGTGTCAAAGGTGGGCAGGTCTTTGTCCAGCACATCCTCGATGCTCCCGCATTGCAAGCAGAAAAGATGGTGGTGACGCTCGTTGAAACCATCGTAGCGGGTGTTGCCTTTCTGGTCTTTGAACTCCCACAGTAGCCCGGCCTCGCGCAACACCTGAAGGTTTAGGTATATGGTTGAAAGGCCGATGTTGAATCCCTTTTTTTTGAGGCCTAGGTAGAGCTCTTCGGGCGTGGGGTGGGTGTTTTTGTTATCGAGATAGGCCAGTATTCGTTCTCTGGGTAGGGTATGACGCAGCCCCATCGCTTTGAGCTTTGACCGATAGCTATCCCGCTCTTTGGCTTTTGCCATCTTTACCCCCGTGTACAAGTTACCGTATTATAAAACATTTTCAGAAAAAGAACACTATTGTGATGCTTTCAGGGTATATCTCGATTTTGATTGGGCTGGAGGAAGACCAAAGATGTGGGCGCTGCTGGACACCGGCGCATCGCCCGTGTTGAGTTCGGCACAGCATGGTGAAGCGTGAGTTTTTCCTGTGAAAATATCACCTAGACGCAAGACAGGAAGGTGATATACTGACTTTACTGTGGAGAAGCCAATTTACCGATTATTGCATTTGATATTTGCGTTGGGAACACTACATATTTTGCTGTTGATAACCTTGGAGGTTCAGCGCAATGTGCAGCTCCGCAATCAAATTGCGCAGGCCGAGGTTCGCCTGGTGCAGCTCGAGCGGCGCAACCAGAAGCTGATCGAAGAACTTCAGCTTGCTGCTGACCCCCGCTACCGGGAAGGCCTGGTTCGGCAGATGGGTTATGTGCACAAAGACGAGCTGCTCTTGCTGAACACCCCTGCGGGCCGTTCCCCCTCCAACTGAGCCGAACCTTTACTGGCGCGTGGTGTTTTGTGGATATTCAAATTCGATGCGCTTCGGCATAGTATAGAGGCCGCGTATGTATGAACGGCTGACGGAACTGCTGCTCGAGGATGAAGCCCTAACCGATGGGCTTTCTGACGAGGATGCCAGCGAGTTGATAGGCTGGCTGATCGGTATTGTGGAAGACCTCGAGGACGAGTCGGAGGAAATACCCCAGCAGTATCTAAGCCAGTTGAAGCGCGTAGGGCACGAAATTGCACGGATAGCCCGCCGCTATGGAGTTCCAGTGCAGGAGCTGATCGACCTGGTTGAGCAAGTCTGGGAAGATCCCAGTGGAGATTCGTCGCCCAGGCCTATGCAGGCATAGCTAGCTTGGCCCGCCACCGCCCAATTCGACCTGGCTATGGCCGAACATTAAGGATATTTAATGTTTTTTGGTGCAAAAGTAACGCGCTTGTAACGATTGATGGCTTAACCTACAAGCATGAGTAGGGAGCTTATATTACAGATTGCATTTGGGAATGCCCGACCCATTCGGGCCCGTCCTCATCCGATGGGAGGGGTGCGTACCTCGCTGCGCAACTGGCTTCTCCCCGCCCCCATTGAGTTTAGCGGCTGTGTGATGCGGCGTACTCAGGTAGCCCGGTTGCGCTGGAGACACCTCGCCTAGAACTGTGCCCCCCTGGCAACTGCCCCCGCGCCTCCCGGTGGCAGTTGGTTTTTTTGTAGAATGGCCGCCGATGCGAGCCAAAATGCTGGTGGAGTGGAGCCTGGGAACGGCCGAAAGGTATAGCTGGGACGGGGAGCGCCTGGTTCCGAAGGAGCCCCCCTGGCGGCCGGAATGGGGCCTGGCACCGGTCAACTACGGTCTGATACCGGGCTATCACAACCCTGCCGACCACGACACCCTCGATGCCATCTGGGCGGGCAGGGAGCCGGTGCCGGTCGGAAGCTGGCTCGAGGGTGAGGTGCTGGGCATGATCTGGGTCTCCGACGGCGACCACAAGATAATCCTGGGCCATCCCCAAAACCTCTCCGACCTCGACCTGGGGGTTCTCTGGCAGTGGTTCAGGAAGCGCCAGCCCCGCCTGGCCAGCGCTGAAGAGGCCGAGGCGTTTGTTCGTTCCCTGTAGACCCCTCTAAGTTGATGGGAGCGGGCTTGGACGATCTTATTTTCTTGCCTCTACTCGAGCCTTCATCTCCTCGATGAGGGCCGCCACGGCCAGCGTGCGCTGTTCTTTTACGTGACGCTCGCGCACATTAACCGTGCCCGCCTCGGCTTCTTTGTCCCCTACCACCAGGATCAGGGGGATTTTTTGCAGCTCGGCGTCGCGGATTTTGGCGTTCATGCGCTCGCTGCGGTCGTCAATCTCCACGCGGAGCCTGTTTTTGCGCATCTCGGCGGCTACCTTCTGGGCGTACTCCAGATGCCGGTCGGCAATCGGCACAATCACGGCCTGGATGGGGGAGAGCCACAGCGGGAAGTCGCCGGCGGTGTGCTCCAGGTAAAACGCAAAGAAGCGGTCGAAGCTGCCCATGATGGCGCGGTGGATCACCACCGGGGTTTCTTTTTCACCTTTTTCGTTGGTGAACTCGAGGCCAAAGCGCTCGGGCACGATAAAGTCGAGCTGGTTGGTGGCGATGGTCTCTTCTTTGCCCAGCACGCTCCTGATCTGCACGTCGAGCTTGGGGCCGTAGAAGGTGGCCTCGCCGATGCCTTCCACATACTTGGCCCCGGTCTCTTCCAGGGCCGCCCGGATGGCCTTGATGGAGTCGCGCCAGTTGTCGTTTTCCTCGCCGAACTTTTCGGGGTTGTTTTCGAAGTCGGGCAGGGAGAGGCGGAACCAGTAGTCCGAGATGCCGAAGTCCTTGTAGACCTCGTCAAAAAGCTGAATGACCCGGATAAACTCCTCGGTGACCTGGGCCCTCGAGCAGTAGATGTGCGCGTCGTTCTGGGTGAAGCCCCGCGCCCGCGTGAGGCCCGAGAGGGTGCCCGAAAGCTCGAAGCGGTAGACCGTGCCGAACTCGGCCAGCCTGAGCGGCAGGTCGCGGTAGCTCTTGGGCCGGGCCTTGTAGA containing:
- a CDS encoding Fur family transcriptional regulator; this translates as MAKAKERDSYRSKLKAMGLRHTLPRERILAYLDNKNTHPTPEELYLGLKKKGFNIGLSTIYLNLQVLREAGLLWEFKDQKGNTRYDGFNERHHHLFCLQCGSIEDVLDKDLPTFDTTPIKKAIEAKNGWFVEEARLELRGVCPACQ
- a CDS encoding inorganic diphosphatase, with product MRAKMLVEWSLGTAERYSWDGERLVPKEPPWRPEWGLAPVNYGLIPGYHNPADHDTLDAIWAGREPVPVGSWLEGEVLGMIWVSDGDHKIILGHPQNLSDLDLGVLWQWFRKRQPRLASAEEAEAFVRSL